The Levilactobacillus namurensis genomic interval GCCGATCAACGATTACTAGGATTTATGGGACTTAGTGAGCAACGGGTGGAAATGTTATTTGTGGCCCCCGATTCACGGGGAACTGGTGTGGGGAAAACGTTGCTCACGATGGCGATTCGCCGCTACTACGTCACCGAAGTCACGGTGAACCAACAAAATCCGCAGGCGGTCGGGTTCTATCACCACATGGGGTTTCAGACGTATCGCCGGACCATGACCGACGAGCAGGGGGCACCTTACCCGTTGCTGTATCTTCGGTTGGAGACGGAATAGGCAGCTCGGGGGTTTGAACGGTTAAGGGGAACATGGTATTCTGAGACTATTCGGCATTGAAGGAGTGACGTGAATGAGTGCGGTTAGTGGTCTAACGATGACCCAACAGGATTAGGGGCAGGCAATGGACGAACCCGTTCTCCGTTGTTCAGCCCCATAGAGGAGCACATTTTGGATAAAACGATTCGAGAAACTTTACAATTAGACGTGATTTTAGACCAGGTCGCCGCTTACACCCACAGTGATTATGCGGCGGACCAGTTGCGTCAGACACCGGTCCAAACGGACTTGAAGGATGTCCGCCGTGAATTGGGCCTCACCCATGAGGCGCACCGGTTACTGAGTGAAGACGTGTTGCTCACGTTCTTCAACTTGGACCAGATCGCCGTGATTCGGACCAAGCTGGATCAGGGCCGGTTACTGACCGTGGAACAGCTGAAGGCCGTTCAAAACACGCTGGTGAACTGGCGGCGGTTGAGTATTGTTCTACACCAGCACACCACCGAGATTCCCTTTTTGATGGACCTGTTAGCGCAGCAGCCCCCGCTGAATGGATTGCGGGACCGCTTGGATGACGTGCTAGACTTGAACGGCATTCGGGACGACGCAACGCCCGAGTTGGCGCAGTTGCGTAAGGATAAGGCTAAACAAACGCGGCAGATTCAGCAGCAGTTG includes:
- a CDS encoding GNAT family N-acetyltransferase; the protein is MANQEPASQRPSVVSLPGQQRTDARIAELTAVWEASVRATHKFLSPSEVQTIKQLVPPALRQVPQLLVARNADQRLLGFMGLSEQRVEMLFVAPDSRGTGVGKTLLTMAIRRYYVTEVTVNQQNPQAVGFYHHMGFQTYRRTMTDEQGAPYPLLYLRLETE